In Perca flavescens isolate YP-PL-M2 unplaced genomic scaffold, PFLA_1.0 EPR50_1.1_unplaced_scaf_142, whole genome shotgun sequence, a single window of DNA contains:
- the LOC114551543 gene encoding purine nucleoside phosphorylase-like — protein sequence AGHEGCLVFGTIEDTSCVFMQGHFHLYEGYSLCQVTFPVRIFKLMGVESMLVTNASGGICPDFKVGDIMIIKDHINLPGFAGQHPLCGPNDERFGIRFPCMSDAYSKDLRRLAVEVGSELGCSDFIREGVYCMVSGPNFETIAEAQMLRILGCDSV from the exons tggCAGGTCATGAAGGCTGTCTGGTGTTTGGGACGATCGAGGACACTTCCTGTGTCTTCATGCAGGGTCACTTCCACCTGTACGAAGGTTACTCCCTCTGTCAG GTGACGTTCCCTGTGAGGATCTTTAAGCTGATGGGCGTGGAGTCGATGCTGGTGACCAACGCCTCCGGAGGGATCTGTCCCGACTTCAAGGTGGGAGACATCATGATCATCAAAGACCACATCAACCTGCCGGGCTTCGCTGGGCAGCACCCACTGTGTGGACCCAACGATGAGCG tttCGGGATCAGGTTCCCCTGTATGTCCGATGCCTACAGTAAGGACCTGAGGCGCCTGGCTGTGGAGGTGGGCTCTGAGCTCGGCTGCAGTGACTTCATCAGAGAAGGGGTCTACTGTATGGTCAGCGGACCCAACTTTGAAACCATTGCTGAGGCCCAAATGCTGCGGATCCTGGGCTGCGACTCTGTGG